Proteins encoded within one genomic window of Bacteroides sedimenti:
- the thpR gene encoding RNA 2',3'-cyclic phosphodiesterase, which translates to MRVYIGVDLPEYVKQSLYESQFQLKKLGLKGTWKPSEYFHITLEFLGELTPESIPLLTQVIDTAIAGKRAFRLTIDRFGAFPSFHRPHTLWAGVGGSVLKLNQLQSDLHEELKRNGFELEQSHFKPHISLLSRPREIGSNLKSFLLRRSGKFTVSEVILFESKVVEGKRVYPALYRAQLKR; encoded by the coding sequence ATGAGAGTATACATTGGAGTCGATTTGCCGGAATATGTAAAACAATCCCTTTATGAATCGCAGTTTCAGTTGAAGAAGCTGGGACTGAAAGGTACATGGAAACCTTCGGAGTATTTTCATATCACGCTGGAGTTCCTGGGCGAGCTTACGCCGGAATCAATTCCATTGCTTACACAGGTGATAGATACTGCTATTGCCGGGAAAAGAGCTTTCCGACTCACGATTGACAGATTTGGAGCATTCCCCTCCTTTCACCGCCCTCATACCTTGTGGGCCGGAGTTGGAGGAAGCGTGCTAAAGCTGAATCAGTTGCAGAGTGATCTTCATGAAGAGCTGAAGAGAAACGGATTCGAGTTGGAGCAATCACACTTCAAGCCCCATATCTCCTTACTCTCACGACCGAGAGAGATAGGATCCAATCTAAAATCTTTCCTTCTAAGAAGGTCGGGAAAGTTCACCGTTTCCGAGGTAATTCTTTTCGAAAGCAAAGTGGTTGAGGGAAAAAGAGTCTATCCCGCATTGTACCGCGCCCAGTTGAAAAGGTGA
- a CDS encoding C1 family peptidase: MNKRIISAFALAMALVVNAQQSDGGLSPDMLQSIKQSYQENPSDKAIRNAIGGSDLKKLALNQDNLKEMDTYFSHKVESKGIADQKRSGRCWLFTGLNVMRAKMIAKYKLGSFEFSQNYCFFWDQLEKSNLFLQAVIDSYKKPMNDQLVEWLFKNPLSDGGQFTGISDIIGKYGVVPKEVMPETNSSDNTSQMANLLSLKLREYGLQLRDQAAKGAKPAALKKSKTEMLGTIYRMLTLNLGVPPTEFTWTRTDTKGNPVNTKKYTPLSFFQEYINDDLTNNYVMLMNDPTREYYKNYEIDLDRHRYDGKNWTYVNLPIEDIKEMAIKSIKDSTMMYFSCDVGKFLNSERGLLDVNNYDYASLMGTSFGMNKQQRIQSFASGSSHAMTLMAVDLDKDGKAKKWMVENSWGATNGYKGHLIMTDEWFNEYMFRLVVNKKYVPTKVLEILKQKPIRLPAWDPMFANEE, from the coding sequence ATGAATAAAAGAATTATTTCCGCCTTTGCCCTAGCTATGGCACTTGTTGTCAATGCTCAGCAAAGTGATGGAGGCTTATCGCCCGATATGCTGCAAAGTATCAAACAGAGTTATCAGGAAAACCCATCTGACAAGGCCATCCGCAATGCCATTGGAGGCAGCGATTTAAAGAAACTGGCGCTGAATCAGGATAACCTGAAAGAAATGGATACCTACTTCTCCCATAAAGTTGAGTCGAAAGGAATTGCCGATCAAAAAAGATCAGGCCGTTGCTGGTTGTTTACCGGTCTCAATGTGATGAGAGCAAAAATGATTGCCAAATACAAGCTCGGTTCTTTTGAATTCTCACAAAACTACTGCTTCTTCTGGGATCAGCTGGAAAAATCGAACCTCTTCCTGCAAGCGGTAATTGATTCCTATAAGAAACCAATGAACGACCAATTGGTAGAATGGCTCTTCAAGAACCCATTGAGTGACGGTGGTCAGTTTACCGGCATATCAGACATTATCGGAAAATACGGAGTAGTACCTAAAGAGGTGATGCCCGAAACAAACAGCAGTGACAACACTTCACAGATGGCCAATCTGCTTAGTCTGAAACTTCGCGAATATGGTCTGCAACTACGCGATCAGGCAGCCAAAGGGGCAAAACCTGCCGCTTTGAAAAAGAGCAAAACAGAAATGTTAGGCACCATTTACCGGATGCTTACTCTTAACTTGGGAGTGCCTCCGACTGAGTTCACCTGGACAAGAACGGATACAAAAGGCAATCCTGTAAATACCAAAAAGTATACTCCGCTCTCTTTCTTCCAGGAATATATTAATGACGATCTCACCAACAACTACGTGATGCTAATGAACGACCCCACACGTGAGTATTACAAGAATTACGAAATCGATCTTGATCGCCACCGTTACGACGGGAAAAACTGGACTTACGTAAATCTTCCGATTGAAGATATCAAGGAGATGGCTATCAAATCGATTAAGGATAGCACGATGATGTACTTCTCTTGCGACGTAGGCAAATTCCTTAATTCAGAAAGAGGATTGCTTGACGTGAACAACTACGATTATGCCTCCCTGATGGGCACCTCTTTCGGGATGAATAAACAACAACGCATTCAAAGCTTTGCCAGCGGCTCTTCTCACGCCATGACACTGATGGCTGTAGATTTGGATAAAGATGGCAAGGCCAAAAAATGGATGGTGGAAAACAGTTGGGGAGCAACCAATGGCTACAAAGGGCACCTGATTATGACCGACGAATGGTTCAATGAATATATGTTCCGATTGGTTGTGAACAAGAAATATGTGCCAACCAAGGTACTGGAAATTCTGAAACAGAAACCAATCCGTCTTCCAGCTTGGGATCCTATGTTTGCTAACGAAGAATAA
- a CDS encoding carbohydrate porin, translating into MKYLYLFFVIISVCRFSSLEAQELNLVYSTEFQHNLHGKANWVNLLTVKGTWPTENAGLWKDGSFDLATISVFRSSKERIVDDMQVFSNIDEHTLLVNLFIAGYTHRINRIRMFLGVRNMNEDYFNIPYSSLFTNSSCGVYPTISCNYICANYPLSAMCFFSEVKITNQLTYTNSLYNGVAYDIWHDGCKLFSINPKRDGVMNVGELAFSTGVQYQSRYHLGGLFHTGHLNPEENNRRMPFNYVGWLLAEQDVYVGEKEKIGLLAQASFAPENKNYCYSYIGAGVVASGLFSASKKDKLGLMVNSARFADVRETTAELTWSVPVSKYMVLQPAFHWIQTGEDIYTIGMLRAVFNIGFPRK; encoded by the coding sequence ATGAAATATCTATATTTATTTTTTGTCATAATATCTGTTTGCCGATTTTCTTCACTTGAGGCACAAGAGCTAAATCTTGTATACTCAACAGAGTTTCAGCATAATCTGCATGGAAAGGCTAACTGGGTTAATTTGTTAACGGTGAAAGGAACATGGCCGACTGAAAATGCCGGGTTGTGGAAAGACGGATCGTTCGACCTTGCCACCATATCTGTGTTTCGCTCATCCAAAGAACGGATTGTGGACGATATGCAGGTGTTTTCAAACATAGATGAGCATACACTGCTGGTTAATCTGTTTATTGCAGGATACACCCATCGGATTAACCGCATCCGGATGTTTCTGGGTGTGCGTAATATGAATGAAGATTACTTTAATATTCCTTATTCCTCGCTCTTTACAAATAGCTCCTGCGGTGTTTATCCTACCATCTCTTGTAATTACATCTGTGCTAATTACCCCTTATCGGCAATGTGTTTCTTTTCTGAAGTTAAAATCACAAACCAATTAACGTATACCAACAGTCTGTATAACGGAGTGGCTTATGATATTTGGCACGACGGATGTAAGCTGTTTTCTATTAATCCAAAACGAGATGGAGTTATGAATGTGGGCGAACTGGCATTCAGTACAGGCGTACAGTATCAAAGTCGCTATCACCTTGGAGGGCTGTTCCATACAGGTCACCTCAATCCCGAAGAGAATAACAGAAGGATGCCTTTTAATTATGTCGGCTGGCTTTTAGCTGAGCAGGATGTTTATGTCGGAGAGAAAGAAAAAATAGGTTTGCTGGCACAGGCTTCATTTGCTCCAGAAAATAAGAACTATTGCTATAGTTACATCGGAGCCGGAGTGGTTGCATCCGGTTTGTTTTCAGCGAGTAAGAAAGACAAACTGGGGTTGATGGTTAACAGTGCCCGGTTTGCAGATGTGAGAGAGACAACTGCTGAGTTGACATGGAGTGTTCCGGTTAGTAAATACATGGTCCTTCAGCCTGCCTTTCATTGGATACAAACAGGTGAGGATATCTACACAATAGGAATGTTGCGGGCAGTATTTAATATTGGTTTCCCCAGAAAATGA
- a CDS encoding transposase, giving the protein MYLIYAWSCNNCKWFTKTVVFTNIAYFICFCVVGRAVRTIQLYQMRIGRYFNNRPTNATSKSFNAKIKVFRVRLRGVRNISFFLFWLANNFA; this is encoded by the coding sequence ATGTATTTGATTTATGCTTGGAGTTGTAATAACTGTAAATGGTTTACTAAAACCGTTGTTTTTACAAATATAGCATATTTTATTTGTTTCTGCGTTGTTGGGAGGGCTGTCAGAACGATTCAATTATATCAAATGAGAATTGGTCGTTATTTCAACAATCGGCCTACAAATGCGACAAGTAAATCTTTCAATGCGAAAATTAAAGTTTTTAGAGTACGGTTAAGAGGAGTGAGAAACATATCATTTTTCCTGTTCTGGCTAGCCAATAATTTTGCTTAA
- a CDS encoding CapA family protein codes for MKHLILLVNVVFLFSCNPSAQKQQATVQDTISTKRITLLFAGDLMQHKEQIAAAETSDGYDYRDCFSQVKEEIGKADLAIANLELTLGGKPYGGYPGFSAPDEYMYAIRDAGFDVMLTANNHALDTGKKGLERTVRLLDSLRVYHLGTYLDSAKREAEYPLIIQKNGFRIALLNCTYATNGLKVTPPNIVNYIDREEIARDIRKAAAQKPDVIIACMHWGTEYESIPDKDQIEMADWLLAQGVDHVIGNHPHVVQPIELRHNENTGKKHAVVYSLGNFISNMSARNTDGGIIFKMELSKDTTVRVEKCAYSLVWTFRPKHSGEKNHKIIPAANPRDELSPMIVNRLNIFVKGARTLFGTRNQEIEEYIF; via the coding sequence ATGAAACACCTGATCCTTTTGGTGAATGTTGTTTTCTTGTTTTCGTGTAACCCTTCTGCTCAGAAGCAGCAGGCCACGGTACAGGATACAATTTCCACCAAAAGGATCACTCTTTTATTTGCGGGCGATCTGATGCAACACAAGGAGCAGATTGCTGCGGCCGAAACATCCGACGGGTATGACTACAGGGATTGCTTCAGTCAGGTGAAGGAGGAGATTGGCAAGGCCGATCTGGCTATCGCCAATCTGGAACTGACTCTGGGCGGAAAACCGTACGGAGGATATCCCGGCTTCAGTGCTCCCGATGAGTATATGTATGCCATTCGGGATGCTGGCTTTGATGTGATGCTTACGGCAAACAACCATGCCCTGGATACCGGAAAGAAAGGGCTGGAAAGAACCGTCCGGCTGCTCGACTCCCTCAGGGTTTACCACCTTGGAACCTATCTCGATTCCGCCAAACGGGAAGCGGAATATCCTCTGATTATTCAAAAGAACGGCTTTAGGATAGCTCTGCTTAACTGTACCTATGCCACCAATGGACTGAAGGTAACTCCTCCCAATATCGTGAATTATATAGATAGAGAGGAAATAGCACGTGATATAAGGAAGGCGGCTGCTCAGAAGCCGGATGTAATAATTGCTTGCATGCACTGGGGAACGGAATACGAAAGTATCCCCGACAAAGATCAGATTGAAATGGCCGACTGGCTGCTTGCACAGGGTGTTGATCATGTGATAGGCAATCATCCGCATGTGGTGCAACCTATAGAACTACGTCATAACGAAAATACCGGGAAAAAACATGCGGTAGTTTACTCGTTGGGTAATTTTATCTCAAACATGTCGGCACGGAACACCGATGGGGGAATTATTTTTAAAATGGAACTGAGTAAAGATACCACTGTCCGGGTAGAAAAATGTGCCTATAGTCTGGTATGGACTTTCCGACCTAAACATAGCGGAGAAAAAAATCACAAAATTATTCCTGCAGCCAATCCAAGAGATGAACTCTCTCCAATGATAGTTAATCGGCTGAATATCTTTGTTAAAGGAGCCAGAACCCTTTTTGGGACGCGCAATCAGGAAATAGAAGAATATATTTTTTGA
- the folD gene encoding bifunctional methylenetetrahydrofolate dehydrogenase/methenyltetrahydrofolate cyclohydrolase FolD, whose amino-acid sequence MQLIDGKAISEQIKQEIAAEVAEIVAKGGKRPHLAAILVGHDGGSETYVANKVKACEVCGFKSSLIRFEADVTEVELLNKVKELNADEDVDGFIVQLPLPKHISEQKVIETIDYRKDVDGFHPINVGRMSIGLPCYISATPNGILELLKRYKIETSGKKCVVLGRSNIVGKPMAALMMQKAYPGDATVTVCHSRSKDLVKECQEADIIIAALGQPNFVKAEMVKEGAVVIDVGTTRVPSDKTKSGFKLTGDVLFEEVAPKCSFITPVPGGVGPMTIVSLMRNTLLAGKKEIYK is encoded by the coding sequence ATGCAACTAATTGATGGAAAAGCAATCTCGGAACAGATAAAGCAGGAAATTGCCGCTGAAGTTGCCGAAATTGTTGCAAAAGGTGGTAAGCGACCACATTTGGCCGCTATCCTCGTTGGCCACGACGGAGGAAGTGAAACCTATGTTGCCAACAAGGTAAAAGCTTGTGAAGTTTGTGGATTTAAGTCTTCGCTGATTCGCTTTGAAGCGGATGTTACAGAAGTTGAGCTGCTGAACAAAGTGAAAGAACTGAATGCAGATGAAGATGTGGACGGATTTATTGTTCAGCTGCCTTTGCCTAAACATATCTCGGAACAGAAGGTTATTGAAACCATTGACTACCGCAAGGATGTGGATGGGTTCCATCCGATTAATGTAGGAAGAATGTCAATCGGTCTGCCTTGCTACATCTCGGCTACCCCGAACGGAATTCTTGAATTGCTGAAAAGATATAAGATTGAAACCAGTGGAAAGAAATGCGTAGTACTGGGAAGAAGCAATATCGTGGGCAAGCCGATGGCAGCACTGATGATGCAAAAAGCTTATCCGGGTGATGCAACGGTAACTGTATGCCACAGCCGCTCGAAAGACCTAGTTAAGGAATGTCAGGAGGCTGATATCATTATCGCTGCACTGGGACAGCCTAACTTTGTTAAGGCGGAGATGGTCAAGGAAGGTGCTGTGGTTATTGACGTGGGTACCACACGTGTTCCATCGGATAAAACAAAATCGGGCTTCAAGCTCACAGGGGATGTTCTCTTTGAAGAGGTGGCTCCTAAATGTTCGTTCATCACTCCTGTTCCAGGTGGAGTAGGACCGATGACAATTGTCTCTTTAATGAGAAATACTTTATTGGCAGGAAAGAAAGAAATCTATAAATAA
- the ffh gene encoding signal recognition particle protein, translating into MFDNLSERLERSFKILKGEGKITEINVAETLKDVRKALLDADVNYKVAKTFTDTVKEKAMGQNVLTAVKPSQLMVKIVHDELTQLMGGETVDVNLKGAPAVILMSGLQGSGKTTFSGKLAKMLKSKRGKNPMLVACDVYRPAAIEQLRVLGEQIGVPVYSEIDSKDPVKIAQNAIKEAKSKGHDLVIVDTAGRLAIDELMMNEIAAIKDAINPEEILFVVDSMTGQDAVNTAKEFNDRLDFNGVVLTKLDGDTRGGAALSIRSVVNKPIKFVGTGEKMEAIDQFHPSRMADRILGMGDIVSLVERAQEQYDEEEAKRLQKRISKNQFDFNDFLSQIAQIKKMGNLKDLASMIPGVGKAIKDIDIDDNAFKSIEAIIYSMTPQERSNPEVINGSRRARIAKGSGTNIQEVNRLMKQFDQTRKMMKMVTSSKMGKMMPKMKR; encoded by the coding sequence ATGTTCGATAATTTAAGTGAGAGACTGGAGAGGTCTTTTAAGATTTTAAAAGGTGAAGGTAAAATTACCGAAATCAATGTAGCGGAAACGCTCAAAGATGTGCGTAAAGCACTCTTGGATGCCGACGTAAACTACAAGGTAGCCAAGACTTTTACTGACACTGTAAAGGAAAAGGCAATGGGGCAAAACGTGCTTACTGCCGTTAAGCCAAGCCAGTTGATGGTGAAGATTGTTCACGATGAACTTACTCAGTTAATGGGTGGTGAAACCGTGGATGTAAACCTGAAAGGTGCTCCCGCCGTTATCCTGATGTCGGGTTTGCAAGGTTCGGGTAAGACAACTTTCTCAGGAAAGCTGGCCAAGATGCTGAAAAGCAAACGCGGCAAGAATCCGATGTTGGTTGCCTGCGACGTGTATCGTCCGGCTGCGATTGAACAGTTGCGTGTTTTGGGCGAACAGATTGGTGTTCCCGTATATAGCGAAATAGATAGCAAAGACCCTGTAAAGATTGCACAGAACGCAATCAAGGAAGCAAAATCGAAAGGTCATGACCTGGTGATTGTCGATACTGCGGGCCGTCTGGCTATCGATGAGCTGATGATGAACGAGATTGCTGCTATCAAGGATGCTATCAATCCGGAAGAGATTCTTTTCGTGGTAGACTCAATGACTGGTCAGGATGCGGTGAACACTGCCAAGGAATTCAACGATCGTCTCGATTTTAACGGGGTAGTTCTTACCAAGCTGGATGGTGATACCCGTGGTGGTGCCGCGCTTTCTATCCGTTCGGTAGTGAACAAGCCTATCAAATTTGTGGGTACTGGTGAGAAGATGGAGGCTATCGATCAGTTCCACCCATCTCGTATGGCCGACCGTATTCTGGGAATGGGAGATATCGTTTCGTTGGTGGAACGTGCTCAGGAACAGTACGACGAGGAAGAGGCTAAACGTCTTCAGAAAAGAATTTCTAAAAATCAGTTTGACTTTAACGATTTCCTTTCTCAGATTGCCCAAATCAAGAAGATGGGTAACCTGAAAGACCTGGCATCGATGATTCCGGGAGTGGGAAAGGCAATCAAGGATATCGATATTGACGATAATGCGTTCAAGAGCATAGAAGCAATCATCTACTCAATGACACCACAAGAGAGATCGAATCCGGAAGTCATCAACGGATCACGTCGTGCCCGTATTGCTAAGGGTAGCGGAACAAACATTCAGGAGGTAAACCGATTGATGAAGCAGTTTGACCAGACTCGCAAAATGATGAAGATGGTTACCAGTTCAAAGATGGGTAAGATGATGCCTAAAATGAAACGATAA
- a CDS encoding MATE family efflux transporter, whose product MEVYSNKQIWGISYPIFLSLLAQNVINVTDTAFLGRVGEVELGAAAMGSLFYICVFTIAFGFSTGSQIIMARRNGEKRYRDVGPVMVQGTFFLLIMAFLLFGMSRLIAPGVMRFLVSSDKIFDATMIFLNWRIYGFFFAFVNVMFRALYIGITRTKVLTLSAIAMALVNVLLAYTLIFGHFGFPAMGIKGAAIASVIAEGSSVLFFIVYTYITVDFKKYGLNQFRSFDVTLLTRVLNISSFTMMQYFLSMATWFVFFVAVERLGQRQLAIANIVRSLYVVMLIPVNALSTTTNTLVSNAIGAGGVNQVMKIMHKIARFSFLIVFSIVILVVIFHQFVLSVYTNETALISEAAGSVYVISFAMLVSSVSNVYFNGISGTGNTRSALMLESLTLIFYTGYIFFVGIYLKARIEICFGIEVLYYALLLTGSVIYLKKANWQSKKL is encoded by the coding sequence ATGGAGGTATATTCAAATAAACAGATTTGGGGCATCAGCTATCCCATCTTTTTGAGCCTGCTGGCACAAAACGTAATCAATGTAACCGATACAGCTTTCCTGGGAAGAGTAGGGGAAGTGGAATTGGGTGCGGCGGCTATGGGCAGCCTGTTCTATATCTGTGTTTTTACCATTGCATTTGGATTTAGTACCGGGTCGCAGATTATCATGGCCCGGCGTAACGGGGAGAAAAGATACCGGGATGTGGGGCCGGTCATGGTTCAGGGTACCTTCTTCCTGCTGATAATGGCTTTTCTACTTTTTGGCATGTCGCGGCTCATTGCTCCGGGAGTGATGCGCTTTCTGGTCTCTTCCGACAAAATATTTGATGCCACAATGATCTTCCTGAACTGGCGTATTTACGGATTCTTTTTTGCTTTTGTAAATGTGATGTTCAGGGCGCTTTATATTGGGATTACCCGTACCAAAGTGTTGACTCTGAGTGCGATTGCAATGGCATTGGTCAATGTGCTGCTGGCTTATACGCTCATCTTCGGTCACTTCGGTTTTCCGGCAATGGGAATCAAAGGGGCTGCTATTGCATCGGTCATAGCCGAGGGGTCTTCTGTGTTGTTCTTTATTGTGTACACTTATATCACGGTCGATTTCAAGAAGTATGGACTGAATCAGTTCCGGTCATTTGATGTTACCTTACTGACCCGTGTGCTGAATATTTCAAGTTTTACCATGATGCAATATTTCCTTTCAATGGCTACTTGGTTTGTGTTTTTCGTGGCTGTTGAACGGTTGGGGCAAAGACAATTGGCTATAGCCAATATTGTAAGGAGTCTTTATGTGGTAATGCTTATCCCGGTAAATGCTCTTTCTACTACAACAAATACATTGGTGAGCAACGCGATTGGTGCAGGTGGGGTGAATCAGGTGATGAAAATAATGCATAAAATAGCCCGATTCTCTTTTCTGATTGTCTTTTCGATTGTGATACTGGTGGTTATTTTTCATCAGTTTGTTCTGTCGGTATATACCAATGAAACGGCTCTGATAAGTGAAGCTGCCGGCTCTGTTTATGTAATTTCCTTTGCAATGTTGGTTTCTTCTGTATCGAATGTTTACTTCAACGGAATCTCTGGTACAGGCAATACCCGTTCGGCTCTGATGCTGGAATCGCTCACCCTGATTTTTTATACGGGATACATCTTCTTCGTAGGAATTTATTTAAAAGCCAGAATAGAGATTTGCTTTGGCATTGAGGTGCTTTATTATGCTCTTTTACTGACAGGTAGCGTAATTTATCTGAAAAAAGCAAATTGGCAGAGTAAAAAGCTCTGA
- the rho gene encoding transcription termination factor Rho → MYNIIQLNDKNLSELQSIAQELGIKKPESFKKEELVYKILDEQAIASATKKVAADKAKEDRRDDKKKRSRISVVKKEGPDKVYTATKDKAEKIEPASAAQTPKPAAVKEEKPTAAPQPAPEKKETGEAPAKKKTAKVKKVVKKEAEPIAAKAEAAAVAAQEIQAEPVAQVQKEEEKPAPVAPKVIIKKPVPVSEQKEKAPAAKEEAPKPRKEVLPEMELLFDAEEDFIPIEDMPSEKVELPSELLGKFEATKVVPPAPQQQRPRVRLRENEPKQVVQNKPSNIPPVKSIQRPNRPAEGEAEVQKAPERKVIEREKPYEFDGILTGSGVLEIMQDGYGFLRSSDYNYLSSPDDIYVSQSQIKLFGLKTGDVVDGAIRPPKEGEKYFPLVKVEKINGRDPAFVRDRVPFEHLTPLFPDQKFRLCKGGYSDNLSTRVVDLFSPIGKGQRGLIVAQPKTGKTILLKDIANAIAANHPEVYMIILLIDERPEEVTDMARSVNAEVIASTFDEPAERHVKIASIVLEKAKRMVECGHDVVILLDSITRLARAYNTVSPASGKVLSGGVDANALHKPKRFFGAARNIENGGSLTILATALTDTGSKMDEVIFEEFKGTGNMELQLDRNLSNKRIFPAVNIVASSTRRDDLLLDKQTLDRMWILRKYLSDMNPIEAMDFVKSRLEKTRDNDEFLMSMNS, encoded by the coding sequence ATGTATAACATCATTCAATTAAACGACAAAAATCTGTCGGAATTACAATCTATTGCACAAGAATTAGGTATCAAGAAACCAGAATCTTTTAAAAAAGAAGAACTTGTGTATAAAATCCTTGATGAACAGGCTATTGCTAGTGCAACCAAAAAGGTAGCTGCTGATAAAGCAAAAGAAGATCGTCGGGACGATAAGAAAAAACGCTCACGTATCAGCGTTGTAAAGAAAGAAGGACCTGACAAAGTTTACACAGCAACCAAAGATAAAGCTGAAAAGATAGAACCGGCTTCGGCTGCACAAACTCCAAAACCGGCTGCTGTGAAAGAAGAGAAGCCAACAGCTGCTCCACAGCCTGCTCCGGAAAAGAAAGAGACCGGCGAAGCTCCGGCGAAGAAGAAAACAGCAAAAGTGAAGAAGGTGGTTAAGAAAGAAGCCGAACCGATTGCTGCAAAAGCGGAGGCAGCTGCAGTGGCAGCACAGGAAATACAGGCTGAACCAGTTGCTCAGGTACAAAAGGAAGAGGAAAAACCTGCTCCGGTTGCACCAAAGGTTATTATAAAGAAACCGGTTCCTGTTTCGGAACAGAAAGAAAAAGCACCGGCAGCGAAAGAAGAAGCGCCAAAACCACGCAAGGAGGTTTTACCGGAAATGGAACTTCTGTTTGATGCTGAAGAGGATTTTATTCCTATCGAAGATATGCCATCTGAAAAAGTGGAACTCCCATCCGAACTTTTAGGCAAATTTGAAGCAACCAAAGTGGTTCCTCCTGCTCCTCAACAACAAAGACCTCGTGTCCGTCTACGCGAGAATGAACCAAAACAAGTGGTTCAGAACAAACCTTCAAACATTCCTCCAGTTAAAAGTATACAACGTCCAAATCGCCCTGCAGAAGGAGAAGCTGAAGTTCAGAAAGCTCCCGAACGCAAAGTGATTGAACGTGAAAAGCCGTATGAATTTGATGGTATCCTGACTGGTAGCGGAGTTCTTGAAATTATGCAGGATGGCTACGGGTTCCTCCGTTCATCTGACTATAACTACCTCTCTTCTCCGGATGATATCTATGTTTCTCAGTCGCAGATTAAACTGTTTGGATTAAAAACAGGTGATGTGGTAGATGGAGCAATCCGTCCTCCAAAAGAAGGTGAAAAATATTTCCCGCTGGTGAAAGTGGAAAAAATCAATGGACGTGATCCGGCTTTTGTTCGTGACCGTGTTCCATTCGAACATCTTACTCCGCTATTCCCTGACCAAAAGTTCAGACTTTGTAAAGGTGGATACAGCGATAATCTTTCTACCCGTGTGGTAGACCTCTTCTCACCAATCGGTAAGGGACAACGTGGACTGATTGTAGCACAACCAAAGACAGGTAAGACTATCCTCTTGAAGGATATTGCCAATGCTATTGCTGCCAATCACCCGGAAGTATACATGATTATACTGCTGATTGACGAACGCCCTGAGGAAGTTACCGACATGGCTCGTAGCGTTAATGCAGAGGTGATTGCCTCTACGTTTGACGAACCTGCCGAACGTCACGTAAAGATTGCCAGCATTGTACTTGAAAAGGCCAAACGTATGGTTGAATGTGGACACGATGTAGTGATTCTGCTCGACTCAATCACTCGTCTGGCACGTGCATACAATACGGTTTCTCCTGCTTCCGGTAAAGTGTTGTCAGGTGGTGTGGATGCCAATGCGCTTCATAAACCAAAACGCTTCTTCGGTGCAGCTCGTAATATTGAAAACGGTGGATCGTTGACCATTTTGGCAACAGCATTGACCGATACCGGTTCGAAGATGGATGAGGTGATCTTTGAAGAATTCAAGGGTACCGGTAACATGGAATTGCAATTAGACCGCAATCTGTCCAACAAACGTATCTTCCCAGCTGTTAATATTGTGGCATCCAGCACTCGTCGTGATGACCTGTTACTGGATAAGCAAACACTCGATCGTATGTGGATTCTTCGCAAATACCTGTCGGATATGAATCCGATTGAAGCAATGGACTTTGTGAAGAGCCGTTTGGAGAAAACCAGAGATAACGATGAATTCCTAATGAGCATGAACTCTTAA
- a CDS encoding response regulator transcription factor, translated as MSNIIVKIAIAENSVIIRNGISATLKRLPDLRIQPVEIHSIESLKECIRMDNISIVIVNPAFGGYFDVAKFKVETSGTSKMIALVSSFVDKSTLNKYDETLSVYDDQKTIYEKINSLLSQPKKRSQEDDEMLSAREKEIIVYVVKGMTNKEIADNLFISIHTVITHRRNIAKKLQIHSTAGLTIYAIVNNLIEISEIKKEII; from the coding sequence ATGAGTAACATAATAGTAAAGATTGCAATAGCAGAAAATTCTGTAATTATCAGGAATGGAATTTCAGCTACATTGAAACGACTTCCTGATCTGAGGATACAGCCGGTAGAGATTCATTCGATTGAATCGCTGAAGGAGTGCATCAGGATGGATAATATCAGCATTGTAATTGTTAACCCTGCATTTGGAGGATACTTTGATGTGGCAAAGTTTAAAGTGGAAACCTCAGGCACATCTAAAATGATAGCTCTTGTAAGTTCTTTTGTTGATAAAAGCACATTGAACAAATACGATGAGACTCTGTCTGTATATGATGATCAGAAAACAATTTATGAAAAAATCAATTCGTTACTAAGTCAGCCAAAAAAGAGAAGTCAGGAAGATGATGAGATGCTGAGTGCCCGCGAAAAAGAGATTATTGTATATGTGGTAAAGGGTATGACTAATAAAGAAATTGCTGATAATCTCTTTATTTCCATACATACGGTTATTACCCATCGCAGGAACATTGCTAAGAAATTACAGATTCATAGTACAGCCGGACTCACAATATACGCAATTGTAAATAATCTGATTGAGATCAGTGAAATAAAAAAAGAGATTATATAG